The DNA window CCTGGATCTGTCCGGGCTCGAAGACCTCATGAACGAGGAGGCGGCCTGATGCCGCTGATAGGCAAGAAGCCCGCACCCGGCGAGTTCGACGCCCTGAAGGCGTACTTCGGCGGATCGAATGGCGGTTCAACCGGAGACGGGTCGGTCTACATGGGCCAGATTCCTGCCGTTGTCGGCAGGAATACAAAGCACCTCTCCCCGGCCGCGGAAGCCAGACTGTCCCGCCAGAAGAAGGATCTGTTCGTCTCCACGGACGAGGCGCTGGCGGACTTCTACAACTGGAACACCAAGAAGCAGACGGACTTCCTGGCTCAGGGCATCATCGGCGGCCAGCTGAAGCTCGGGGACGGCCCGCTGGAGGCCGGCAAGCTGTGGGCCAAGCTGGTCAAGGAAGCGGCCCTGTACGGGGCCGCCGGCAAGAAGGTCCGTCCGCTGGACCTGATGGCCGCGTACGTATCCGCCGCGGGCGGCACGGGTGAGCGCTGGGTCAGGCAGGGCGACTTCGAGGTCAACTCAGTGACCGGCGAGCGCCGGTACGTGGGCCCCCGGTTCAAGACCCAGACGGACACCCGCGTGGACCTCACAGACCCGGACACCGCCCGCGCCATCGCCACCAAGCTCTTCCAGGACATGATGGGCCGCGACCCCGGAGCGGGCGAGCTGGGGGGCTTCGCCAAAGCCCTGCACAGCGCGGAGGCGCAGTCCCCGGTGACACAGGTCTCCACGACCGAGTTCGACATGAGCACGGGCGAGCCCTTGGGCACGAAGACCAATTCGTCCGGCGGCATGACCGCCGAGGGCCGCGCGTACATCGGTGAGCAGCAGATCAAGAAGAAAAAAGAATATGGCGCGCTCCAGGCCGTCACCACGTACCAAGGAGCCCTGGAGGATCTGATCTACGGGGCGCCGGAGTAAGCCATGGCAGCTCGTGGAGAAGACTTGGTCAAGGCGGCCCGGGGTTACCTGGGCACGCCGTACGTCTGGGGCGGCACCAGCCCGGGGGGCTTCGACTGCTCCGGGCTAATCCAGTACGTGTACGGCAAGGCGGGTATCCAGCTGCCTCGCGTCACGTACGAGCAGATCAACGTGGGCCACAGCGTTCAGCCCAACAAGCTGCGCCCCGGTGACCTGGTCTTCTTCGACACGGACCGCAAGCGGACGGGTCCGGACCACGTGGGCATCTACATGGGCGGTGGGAAGTTCATTCACGCCCCCCGCCCTGGGTCGGCGGTGAAGATCAGCTCCCTGGCTGACAGCTACTACATGGACCGGTGGATGGCGGGCCGCCGGATACCCGGCGTGGCCGCTGACGCGTCCTCCGGAGGCGGGTACGCCGAAGAAGTCGCCCCGCGGCTGGACGCTCACGAGCTGGCCGAGACGTACGGCATGTCGTACGCCTTCTTCAAGTCCCAGCCCAGCCTCATGAAGCTGCTGAACGGCGCCGTAGCCGGTCAGTGGACCCCAGAGAAGTTCAGCGCCGAGGTCAAGAACAGCAGCTGGTGGAAGAAGAACTCGGACACCGTGCGTCAGGCACAGCTGCTCTCCAAGACGGACCCCGCGACGTACAAGGCCACCATGGAGGGCGCCCGGGTCTCTGCCCGGCAGATGGCCGTGGAGATGGGCGCCATCCTCTCTCAGAAGAAGACGGACGAGCTGGCCAGGAACATGGTCCATTTGGGCTGGCAACAGGCCCAGGTGCAGAACTTCCTGGGGCAGTACGTCAAGTTCTCCAAGGACCACACCCTGGGTGGCGTCGCCGGCCAGGCGGCCAAAGCGATCAAGGCCGAGGCATACAACCTCGGAGTCTCCGTCACCGAGCAGTCCATCCTGAACAACGCGCAATATCTGGTGCGCGGGCTGACGACCATGGAGAAAATCCAGGGCTCGATGCGCGAGCAGGCGGCCGGGCTCTACCCGGCCTTCGGGGAGCAGATCATGGCGGGCGCGAGCATGAATGAGCTGGCGCAGCCGTACGTCCAGGTGTTGGCGGAAGAGCTTCAGATCCCGCACACAGACGTCAATGTCTTCACGCCGAAGATCAAGGCGGCCATCAACAGGGTGGACGCCAAGGGGCAGCCGGCCCCCATGGGGCTGAGTGAGTTCACGGACATGGTGCGCAACGACCCGTCCTGGCGGAAGACGTCCGCCGCGGCGGACAAGACCCTGAACATCGGCCGTCAGGTCCTGAGTGACATGGGGTTGGGCTTCTGATGAACTTCGAAAGCTTCCTCTGGAGCCTGACCCAGCAGGAGTCCGGCGGCAACTACGGCGCGGTCGGCGTCTGGGTCAACGGTGACCGGGCGTACGGCCGGTACCAGGTCATGGGCGCCAACATCCCGTCCTGGACGCGCCAGTACTACGGGCGCACGCTCACGCCCCAGCAGTACCTGAACAGCCGTGAGGCGCAGGACGCGGTAGTCCGCGGCCGGCTCCAGTCGTACGTCAACAAGTACGGCTACCGCGGCGCCGCAAGCGCCTGGTACTCGGGCAACGCCTCCCTGCACATGTCCACCCGCTCCCAGCCCGGTGGCCCGTCCATCAAGGGCTACGTGGACAGCATCATGAACCGTGCCAACAGCTACACGGGGTCTGGACTGGGAGGAGGTGCGAGCGGGGGCGGAGGCGGTGGGTACACCGCGGGCGCCCCCGTCCAGGTGAAGCTGGACCGTCGTGAGCTGGCCGAGCGGTACGGCCTGTCCTCCGCCCTCATCAACAGCTCCAAGGAGCTGAGCGGCCTGTTCAACAAGGCCGTGGCGGGGTCCTGGAGCGCCACGCGCTTCCAGGCGGAGCTGAAGAACTCCAAGTGGTGGAGGTCCCAGTCCTCCACCCTGCGCAAGTACCTGACCACCAGGGCGACCGACCCGGCAACGCACAAGCAGCGCTGGGCCAACGCCCAGAAGGCCGTTAACCAGCTGGCCGTCTCCGTCGGCCTGGGCAATCAGATCAACGGCAAGGCCAGGTCGTCCAAGCTCCTGCGGGACGGCATCTACAACAAGCTGGCCCTGGGCTGGTCCGACGCGAGACTGAAGGACTGGTTCGGCGCCCGTGCGCAGACGCACGGCAACATCATGTGGGGCGAAGCCGGGGATGCCTGGGACAAGCTCCATGAGGTCGCGTACCTCAACGGGATGAAGTACAGCGCCGGCTGGTACAAGAAGAGCGCCGTGGACGTGGTCTCGGGCAAGGGCACGCTGGGCACGTACGAGGACGAGATTCGCAGGGCCGCCGCGGCCAAGTACAAGGCGTTCGCGCCGCAGATCATGGCAGGGCAGAACGCCATGGACTTGGCAGCGCCGTACATCAAGGCGGCGTCGACGCTCCTGGAGCTGCCTGAGACCGATGTGGATCTCTTCAACAAGCACATCTACAGCGCGATGGCCGGCGGTAAGGCCGGCAGCCAGTTTCCGTTGTGGGATTTCGAGAACCAGATCAGGAATGACCCGGCGTGGAGGAAGACCAACAACGCCCGGGAAAGCATGATGACGGTCGCCCGCCAGGTGGCCAAGGACTTTGGGATGGCGTACTGACATGAGCTACCCCGTACAGCAGAACATCCCGGACGAGTTCGACGACGAACTTGACCTGCCCGAGCCGGGGGGCAACAAGGCTGCCGTGGCCAAGGCGAGAGCGCAGCTGGGCAAGCACAAGGGCGCCGCCTCTGCGGCTAACGCCCAGTACAACAGGGCCAAGGCGGAGGCTGCCCGGCAGACGGCCAAGCTCGGCAAAAAGGGCCTCAGCATCAAGGAGAAGGCCGCCGCTGCCAACGCGCGCAAGAGGGCAATGGGGGTGATGGCGTCCTCGGTCAAGGCCCGTGACGCCGCCGTGAAGGCGCAGACGGCAGCCCAGGGCAAGGTCTACGAGGCCAACGGCCAGTTCGACAAGCTGCTGAAGGGCGCCAACAGGGACGCCTACATGGCGCTGAAGTCCCTCTTCAGCCAGTACGGCCTGGGAAGTCTGGCGGGCAAGATCTTCGAGTACGTGAAGCAGGGGTACGGGGCCGACACCATCGGCCTGCTGCTCCAGGACACCAAGGAGTACAAGGAGCGCTTCGCCGCGAACGAAGTGCGCGCGAAAGCGGGGCTGCCCGTCCTGAACCCTGCCGAGTACCTGTCGGCGGAGTCGGCGTACCGCCAGATCCTTAACAGCGCGGGCCTGCCCAAGGGCTTCTACGACAACCCTGCGGATTTTCGGTCCTGGATCGCCGGCGA is part of the Streptomyces agglomeratus genome and encodes:
- a CDS encoding C40 family peptidase → MAARGEDLVKAARGYLGTPYVWGGTSPGGFDCSGLIQYVYGKAGIQLPRVTYEQINVGHSVQPNKLRPGDLVFFDTDRKRTGPDHVGIYMGGGKFIHAPRPGSAVKISSLADSYYMDRWMAGRRIPGVAADASSGGGYAEEVAPRLDAHELAETYGMSYAFFKSQPSLMKLLNGAVAGQWTPEKFSAEVKNSSWWKKNSDTVRQAQLLSKTDPATYKATMEGARVSARQMAVEMGAILSQKKTDELARNMVHLGWQQAQVQNFLGQYVKFSKDHTLGGVAGQAAKAIKAEAYNLGVSVTEQSILNNAQYLVRGLTTMEKIQGSMREQAAGLYPAFGEQIMAGASMNELAQPYVQVLAEELQIPHTDVNVFTPKIKAAINRVDAKGQPAPMGLSEFTDMVRNDPSWRKTSAAADKTLNIGRQVLSDMGLGF